The genomic window TTGGAAAATACAAAATATTCCTAGTACCAAAGGTTTGAAAAATAGAAAATGCAATGTGGCCATTTTCATATCTCCCTTTGTAAACTTCAATTCCGGGTACGATTTGAGTGTTGAATGAACTAGCAAACAAATCAGGAATACCATCACTATCAAAATCCTTCATGATGAGCCAATCTTGTACAGCAGGAAAATATTGTTTGTAGGATTGAGCATACTCGTATATTTTTGATGTCGGATTATAAATAAAAGGTGTGATTACATTTCCCGTCCTATCAAAAATTACCAAATCCAATATTCCATCTTGATTGATATCTCCTTCACTAACTTGGGCATTATTAATCCCACCTGCTCCTGCAAATGCCAAGATTTTTCCACCTTGGATTACTTTGATGTCTAAATATTTGAGCTCCTGGGACGTTAAATGGAAAGCGGTGACAACAAACAATAGAAATATACAAATGAATTTACTTATCTGACTCAATATAAATAATTTGCTAGACAATGTTTTGATCATTTTCTGTGTTTGAATTTAAGTCTGATAAATAAAATGAGTGCCTAAGCACTATTGTCTGTATGACATCCAATACAGAACGTCCGAAAAGTCAATTATTGATTGAACAATCCATCATAATTATTTCCACTGCCTTGTTGCAGAGTTTCGCGTTGAGGTATAGGAGCATCCAATTTCATTTTTTCTCCGGTACCCATGAGTAGAAGTTTTGATTTTTCTTCGTACTCTTGGAGCATTTTCAAACCCTCTTCTTCGAATACGCCGTTTTGGAGATCTACCGAATTCATGAAATTTTCAGACAATTCCATAAATCTTTCCATTTCGCCTACTTTATTTGCTACATCATCAGCGATGTGCTCGAGCGCTTGGTCAAACATCATTCTTTGATCTGCGTTACCTGTGATTACATTCATCGCTGATTTCATGGCGCTATGTGAGGCACGTATTGCTTTTCTTTCTTCTTGCTTTAATTTGACTTGATCTTTGGTATCTTCAAGCAAGATTTCTGAATTTTGGTACATTTTAGTCAAAACTTTACTTAAAATGTCCATTTTTGAAAGCAAGTGATTGTATTTTTCATTCGTTTCTTGCAATCTTGCAGCTTTACGGGTAGCCAATACCATTTGTGGTTCTTGTCCTTGATTTCTCGCTACCTGTGCCATTCTGAGCTGAGTTTCTATTTCTCTGCTGTTCTCTTGCACATTTGTTGTTAATTTTCGAATCTGCCCTTTTAACACTCCGATTTGCTCGCTCATTTTGGCAAGATTATCTTCAAGACTTTCAATATAATTTTTCAAAATACCAATGGGATCTATAGTGACAAACAATCCTGTGATCCATCGCATCATGCTTTTGTACATGTAGCCTATAAGCGTTCTCATACGAGGATCGAGAACCATGTAGATTATCGCACCTAATACAAGTAGCATTCCTGCCAGATAAAGCGTGTTTGATGCTAAAGCTATAATTTGTGGAAGAAACTTGTAGAAAAGAGCCCCAGCTCCTAGTATCAATCCCCCAAGGACAACAGTCCCGGTAATACCTTCTGGTCTGTTCCAAAAACCTTTTGGTTTTTCCATCCCACTTGGTCCTTGATTTATTGTAGCCATATTTTAAAAAATTATTGTTGTAAAGTTTGAAAGTCTGATTGAATTTTTTCCCGGATAGTTTCTATCGTTCTTTTAAATTCTGCTTTTTTATTTTGTATTTTTTCTTCGTTTGACTTAATCTCGGCAACGAGGCGATTTGATTCTTCACCTGTATTCGCAATTTTCTGCTCTAATTCTTTGATTTGGTTTGCCAGATTTACTTTTAATGCTTCCAAGTTTTCCAGCATTTCTTGTTTTGCCGTCACTTTTTGAGCAAATTGATTTTGTAAGGCATCATCAAATTTCAATTCTTCTTTTTGAAGCAATTCTGAGAAATTCTTTGCAGATTGAAAAATATCTTGTTTACTCACACCCATGGTTTTGGCAGTAGTGAGCGTTGACTGAATGGCCACAGTTTCATCCATAGCCATTTGTTTCAGACTATGGATGGCTTGTCTGTATTTGATATAGTCAAATTGATTGCTCGAAAGCCGCGCTATACTGTCACTTAAAACCTTCAGGCTATTGGCATCAATTTCTGACGGATTAAAATCGTACATTGCTTCAAGCATAGAACTTTATTTTCAAGCGAAAGTAAGCCATTGTTGTAGATATAACAAGTTTTTGCCCAAAGAATTCCTTCCTGATTTCATTCTTAGACCAAGAGCTAAGGGTGTCGATTAAACTCCTAAATTTTTTTCGATTAAATAAAATCAACATCAGGCAGAAAAGGATACCTCATGAGAAACTGAATTGCTTTGTCAACGCTCAGATTGTCAAATACTACACTGTAGATCATAGACACAATTGGTGTTCGAAGATGATAATATTTGCTGAGTGATTGTGCGATGCGGACAGTCCTCACGCCTTCGACAACTTCGTCAACGGACTTCAATATATCCTCTCTCTTTTCACCTGAGCCCAGCCTCATCCCAAAACTGTAGTTTCGACTTTTGTCGCTCGTTGCAGTTGCAATTAAATCACCTATACCTGCAGTACCTAAGAATGATCGGTGTGTAGCACCTACAGCCTTTCCGATCTCGATCATTTCTCTCAAACCTCTGGTGATCAACATAGCCTGAATGTTTTTTCCTAATCCCTTACCTGCGAGGATTCCTGCTCCCAAAGCTATGATATTTTTAAGTGCCCCTGCCATTTCCGCGCCAATCATATCGTATGAACCAAATACAAAAAATCGCTTACTGGCCATCACCTCTTGTCCCGCATGAATGACTTCATCAAATTCACTGGCAATCACACATGCTGTTGGCTGTCCTTCCAAAATTTCTTTGTATAGGTTGGGTCCGGCAAGACATCCGACTCTCAATACCGAACTCTCTTCCCTGATGACTTCACTCATCGTGTGGATATTTTTTCGGGAGATGTCTTTCTCGAAAAGTTCATCCATTGAAAAACCTGTCACATCTATTCCCTTTGTGCCATGAATCAGTATATGAGAGGGTTTCAATAATGGTGACATGCTTTGAATTGTCTTTCGAAAGCTTTCTGAAGGAACTACAGGAAAAATCAAACTGCATTCTGCACAAATTTCTTCAAGAGAGTTTGTAGCGCGAATTGCCGGATTTAATACAACACCTAAGTGTTCATGAGTCAGATTTACTTTATCAACTAGCTCTTTCTTTCTAGAGAATAACAGCACATTTGTATTTGCTGCCAAAAGTGTGGCGACAGTAGTCCCAAAACTTCCTGCACCCACGACCCCCACACATTGGCGTTTTGTTCCCATGTTTTAATTCCTAGCGGTTTTCCGGGTAAATTGGTTTCAGTTTGCGCAAGATATCATCAACCAATACTTCCAATTTTTTTAATGCCGCAGGAGCTCCATGGTTATCCATTACCTGATTTCTCATACCTGCATCATTGATCATGATAATTGTATTGTTCAAGTCAGGTATAAACATTTTTGGATCTTCCGGATAAGTGTGGTTCAACTTAAAAAAATTTGCACTATCTGCAGCTGCTTTAATTTCATTCCACACTTGATCATTGAGCACATAATATGATGATCCCAAGCGATCGACATTATTTTTTCCGAGAAAGTGTACCAGACCGTTTTGGTAAATCACCAAATCATAGGTCGGACACATCCCGAAACATGCGGTTCTCCTTAACATCAATAAGCTGTCCTGTCCCAGATGAGTAGTATCCGCGACAGTTAAGTTTTGGGAAAATCTTGGCAGTGGTATAATTACAGGCGGAGGTGTACTTATTTGCGAGTCTTGATCCGTAGGTTTACTGATTTTTTTGCAGCAAGCAGAAAATAACAGAGGAACACAAGCTAATAAAATAAATCGCATAATCAATGACTTGAAGTGTGAAAAAATATTATTTCTTTTTCAACTTTTCTTGTTGAATTCTTTGCTGTTCTTTCATCAAAGATTCAAATCTATCCCTGAATCCTCCTTGCTTTTTGGGCTTTGATTTATTCAATTCAAGCTTAGCCCTTATTTTTTCTGTGTCAAACAAGAAGTTTTTTCCTAAAATAGTCTGTGCGATATTGAGTAAGTTAGAAAAGAACATGTATACAGTCAATCCTGCTGCAGTTTTGTTGAACATAACCCAAAACATTACAGGCATCAGATATTGCATATAAAGCATCGCTGGATTTGACGAAAAATCCATTGATTTTGATGAGTAATATGTAAATACTAAAGTCGAAAGCATCCACAAAAAGGCAAATAAACTCACTGTAGCTCCAAACATAGGAATGGAAAATGGTAATGTTGCAAAGACATCATACGAAGTAAGGTCTGTAGCCCACAAGAATGATTCCTGTCGGAATTCAATAGTGGCGGGAAAAAATCGATAAAGTGCAATCCATATTGGCATTTGCAAGAGCAAAGGAAAACATCCACCCAATGGATTCACTCCGAATTCATTGTAGATTTTCATCGTTTCCATTTGCTGCTTCTGCATGTCATCTTTATACTTGGCTTTGATTTTGTCAATCTCAGGTTTCAAAGCAGTCATCTTTGCCTGCGATTGTAGCATTTTGTAACCTAAAGGAAACACGACTATTTTGACGATCAATGTCATCAGTAATATGAGAATACCCTTACTCCCGATGAAATTCTCCAAAAACAAAAACAGAGGTCGAATGACATATCGATTGATGGTTCCGAAAACACTCCATCCATAAGGTATTATAGATTCTAGATCCGGAGCAGCATTCTTTAGATTTGAATAAATATTTGGACCGATGTACCACTGCAAATTAGTTTGTCCTCCTGAAAATTGGGATGCAGGTATTTCGAATTTCGTTTTTATTAATTTCAAATTATCTGCATTCTGAGGTAACATCACAGTCTCGTTTTCTGCATTTACAAAATCAGCGGAACTGATAATGCTGGAATTGAAAAATTGGTTTACATGTGATATCCACTGTACCGACTTTCCTTGCAGTGCAATTTTGTCATCTTTTGTACAAGAGCAGTAATCCGGATCCTGATCCTTTTCTTTAAAATACACTGAACTGTAATTTCTCTCATAGCTTGAGTTGGCTTCCAGATGATTGAGATAATTGTTCCAGATTACAGCTATACTGGAGTCGGGAATTTTTCCTTCAAATTTGATCTGGTGATCCAGAATATAATGACCCTCTTTTAAAGAATAACTCAATACTAATTTGGATTCCGGAGACAATGAAGTTTCGAATTCAATTTCTTGATTAGAAGATTTCCGGATTTGGAATATTAGATCCTTTGTTGAAATCACTTTTCCTTGTACAGGTATCAGGTACTCAAACACATTTTTCTTATCGTTCATCATCATCAGGGTTTCCTTTTGATCATGTCCGGATTGGTCTTTGAATATTCTGTTATATTTCGAAAGCTTGACGCTTTTAATGGCTGCGCCTTTTGAGCTCAATTCTATTGCCACGAGATCATTTGACAATGTTCTGATTTCTTCTTTTGTCTGTGAAATGCTGTTGCTGTCAATTGAGCTGCTGTCTGCTATAGCAGACTTGCGGTTTTGGTTGGCAGAGTTCGAATCAATAGTTGTATTTGGAATCGATTCGGTCAACGCTTTGAGGGAGTCCTGTTGATGCTGTTTGATCTTGGCAGCTTCCATTTCTGGTTGGAAAAAAAACTGATTCCAGACCATGATGACTGCAAAAATTAAAATAAAACCTATGATTGTATTGCGATCCATGTTTCTTTTAAAGTTCGCAAAGCTACGATTTATGAGTGGGAACGTCCCAAAAATCATGGATAAGTTAGGCCGAAATTCCGACCAATCATTCTAAATCACCTTATATAATATTACTTTATAATGTATAATAAACTGAAAAACTATCCTGCACTTCTGCAGGATAGTTTTTATAGACAGTAGTAGGTAAGTATATATTTTATCGATATGATTCATTTTTAAAAATACCCCGAGTCCCGGGAACTCGAGGTTACCTTACCTATTACTCCTTAAAGGATGTAATAGATGAGGCATTTTTCTCTTAGAACAGTCTTTCTGCCCTTGTTATCGCTGAATTCCTCTATAAGAACCTCAAATCTTTCGAAACGCTGCTTCTGAGAATAAATAATTTTATATTAAGATAAAGTATAATATATAAAGACCTATTATACAGATGTTGAGTCTGTAATGTCAATAGATTTAATCAAGTTTTTACAATAATTTTATCCTGATACCTGGATTCATTTCTCGATTGGTAATAGCTGGGGATTTTAGATAAATTTCATTCGCTGAGAATGGGGAAGGCACTCGATTTCTACTTATTGTGGATTTGTCCAATTCCCACGTTAGGTCTTTAAAACTTTGCTTTCCGGTTTTCATCTTTGGTAGAAATCCGTGGC from Saprospiraceae bacterium includes these protein-coding regions:
- a CDS encoding NAD(P)-dependent glycerol-3-phosphate dehydrogenase — its product is MGTKRQCVGVVGAGSFGTTVATLLAANTNVLLFSRKKELVDKVNLTHEHLGVVLNPAIRATNSLEEICAECSLIFPVVPSESFRKTIQSMSPLLKPSHILIHGTKGIDVTGFSMDELFEKDISRKNIHTMSEVIREESSVLRVGCLAGPNLYKEILEGQPTACVIASEFDEVIHAGQEVMASKRFFVFGSYDMIGAEMAGALKNIIALGAGILAGKGLGKNIQAMLITRGLREMIEIGKAVGATHRSFLGTAGIGDLIATATSDKSRNYSFGMRLGSGEKREDILKSVDEVVEGVRTVRIAQSLSKYYHLRTPIVSMIYSVVFDNLSVDKAIQFLMRYPFLPDVDFI
- the yidC gene encoding membrane protein insertase YidC, whose protein sequence is MDRNTIIGFILIFAVIMVWNQFFFQPEMEAAKIKQHQQDSLKALTESIPNTTIDSNSANQNRKSAIADSSSIDSNSISQTKEEIRTLSNDLVAIELSSKGAAIKSVKLSKYNRIFKDQSGHDQKETLMMMNDKKNVFEYLIPVQGKVISTKDLIFQIRKSSNQEIEFETSLSPESKLVLSYSLKEGHYILDHQIKFEGKIPDSSIAVIWNNYLNHLEANSSYERNYSSVYFKEKDQDPDYCSCTKDDKIALQGKSVQWISHVNQFFNSSIISSADFVNAENETVMLPQNADNLKLIKTKFEIPASQFSGGQTNLQWYIGPNIYSNLKNAAPDLESIIPYGWSVFGTINRYVIRPLFLFLENFIGSKGILILLMTLIVKIVVFPLGYKMLQSQAKMTALKPEIDKIKAKYKDDMQKQQMETMKIYNEFGVNPLGGCFPLLLQMPIWIALYRFFPATIEFRQESFLWATDLTSYDVFATLPFSIPMFGATVSLFAFLWMLSTLVFTYYSSKSMDFSSNPAMLYMQYLMPVMFWVMFNKTAAGLTVYMFFSNLLNIAQTILGKNFLFDTEKIRAKLELNKSKPKKQGGFRDRFESLMKEQQRIQQEKLKKK